A part of Solicola gregarius genomic DNA contains:
- the rplM gene encoding 50S ribosomal protein L13 — MPTYSPKPGDVQREWRVIDAEDVVLGKLAVQAATLLRGKHKPTFAPHLDTGDFVVIVNADKVALSGNKRADKVAYRHSGFPGGLKSASVGDLLEKDSRKVVEKAVWGMLPKNRLGRALMKKLKVYGGPEHPHKAQQPQPYEITQIAQ; from the coding sequence GTGCCTACGTACAGCCCGAAGCCTGGCGACGTCCAGCGTGAGTGGCGCGTCATCGACGCCGAAGACGTCGTGCTCGGCAAGCTCGCCGTCCAGGCTGCGACGCTGCTACGCGGCAAGCACAAGCCGACGTTCGCGCCGCATCTCGATACCGGCGACTTCGTCGTCATCGTGAACGCGGACAAGGTCGCACTGTCGGGCAACAAGCGCGCCGACAAGGTGGCGTACCGGCACAGCGGTTTCCCGGGCGGGCTGAAGTCGGCATCGGTCGGCGACCTGCTCGAGAAGGACTCGCGGAAGGTCGTCGAGAAGGCGGTCTGGGGCATGCTGCCGAAGAACCGTCTCGGCCGCGCCCTGATGAAGAAGCTCAAGGTGTACGGCGGCCCGGAGCATCCGCACAAGGCGCAGCAGCCGCAGCCGTACGAGATCACCCAGATCGCTCAGTAG
- a CDS encoding citrate synthase, whose protein sequence is MSQDTASAGTAAGSSLTVRDNRTGTEYEIPITDGAIRASDLGKIKTEGDEPGVAVYDPGFTNTASCRSAVTYIDGDKGILEYRGYPIEQLAEKSNFLEVAYLLIHGELPTKNEYETWQHEITFHTFVHENVKDLMQAFRYDAHPMGMLLSGVGGLSTFYPEARNIFDTEARHLQIVRMIAKMPTLGAWAFRHAQGKPYIYPDNELGYAENFLAMLFKMSEPKFVADERLVKALEVLFILHADHEQNCSANAVRSVGSSQVDPYSAVSAGIAALYGPLHGGANEAVLRMLRRIGSKDKVPEFIEGVKEGKERLMGFGHRVYKNYDPRATIIKKACDDVFAVTGVNPLLEIAVELEKIALEDEYFVSRKLYPNVDFYSGLIYEALQFPPEMFTVLFAIPRTAGWLAQWLELVDDKDQKIARPKQIYTGDRTLDFTPREQRWA, encoded by the coding sequence GTGTCACAAGACACTGCCTCCGCTGGCACCGCTGCCGGCTCCTCGTTGACCGTCCGCGACAACAGGACGGGCACGGAGTACGAAATTCCCATCACCGACGGCGCCATCCGGGCGTCCGACCTCGGCAAGATCAAGACCGAAGGCGACGAACCCGGAGTGGCCGTCTACGACCCCGGCTTCACCAACACCGCATCGTGTCGTAGTGCCGTCACCTACATCGACGGCGACAAGGGCATCCTCGAGTACCGCGGATACCCGATCGAGCAGCTCGCCGAGAAGTCGAACTTCCTCGAGGTCGCGTACCTGCTGATCCACGGCGAGCTCCCCACGAAGAACGAGTACGAGACGTGGCAGCACGAGATCACGTTCCACACCTTCGTGCACGAGAACGTCAAAGACCTCATGCAGGCGTTCCGCTACGACGCACACCCGATGGGCATGCTGCTGTCGGGCGTCGGAGGACTGTCGACGTTCTATCCCGAGGCGCGCAACATCTTCGACACCGAGGCGCGCCACCTGCAGATCGTGCGCATGATCGCGAAGATGCCCACTCTCGGAGCGTGGGCATTCCGGCATGCGCAGGGCAAGCCGTACATCTACCCCGACAACGAGCTCGGGTACGCCGAGAACTTCCTCGCCATGCTGTTCAAGATGAGCGAGCCGAAGTTCGTCGCCGACGAGCGGCTCGTGAAGGCGCTCGAGGTGCTGTTCATCCTGCACGCCGACCACGAGCAGAACTGCTCGGCCAACGCCGTCCGCTCGGTCGGCTCGAGCCAGGTCGACCCGTACTCCGCCGTCTCGGCGGGCATCGCCGCTCTCTACGGCCCGCTGCACGGCGGGGCGAACGAGGCGGTGCTGCGGATGCTGCGTCGGATCGGCAGCAAGGACAAGGTGCCGGAGTTCATCGAGGGCGTGAAGGAGGGCAAGGAGCGCCTGATGGGCTTCGGCCACCGCGTCTACAAGAACTACGACCCGCGGGCCACCATCATCAAGAAGGCCTGCGACGACGTCTTCGCGGTCACGGGCGTCAACCCGCTCCTCGAGATCGCCGTCGAGCTGGAGAAGATCGCGCTCGAGGACGAGTACTTCGTCTCCCGCAAGCTCTACCCGAACGTCGACTTCTACTCGGGTCTGATCTACGAGGCGCTGCAGTTTCCGCCGGAGATGTTCACCGTGCTGTTCGCGATCCCGCGTACGGCCGGGTGGCTGGCCCAATGGCTCGAGCTGGTCGACGACAAGGACCAGAAGATCGCGCGACCGAAGCAGATCTACACCGGCGACCGTACGCTCGACTTCACCCCTCGCGAGCAGCGCTGGGCGTGA
- a CDS encoding VOC family protein, producing MSVRRVMPDIRSDAMTESREFYGLLGFEEVMNLGWVMTLASPSNPTAQVTFMTHDESGPVVPDMSVEVDDVDAAYTAVLESGAEIVHPLQDEEWGVRRFFVRDPNGRVVNVLAHQ from the coding sequence ATGTCCGTCCGCCGCGTGATGCCCGATATCCGTTCGGATGCAATGACCGAGAGCCGGGAGTTCTACGGCCTGTTGGGATTCGAGGAGGTCATGAACCTCGGCTGGGTCATGACGCTCGCGTCCCCGTCCAATCCGACGGCGCAGGTCACGTTCATGACCCACGACGAGAGCGGGCCCGTCGTACCCGATATGAGCGTCGAGGTCGACGACGTGGACGCCGCCTACACGGCCGTCCTCGAGAGCGGTGCGGAGATCGTGCATCCCTTACAGGACGAGGAGTGGGGCGTTCGCCGCTTCTTCGTCCGCGACCCGAACGGTCGCGTGGTCAACGTACTCGCCCACCAGTGA